From Burkholderia pseudomultivorans, the proteins below share one genomic window:
- a CDS encoding winged helix-turn-helix transcriptional regulator, which yields MARQKSLADSPCPVARATDIVGDRWALLIVRDAFDGVRRFGDFRASLGVASNILSDRLRMLVDAGVFEIVPASDGTAYQEYALTKKGEGLFPVIVMLRQWGEANLFERGEPHSVLIDRNTGRALRKLSLRHDDGRPVKAAETLVRKVG from the coding sequence ATGGCCAGGCAGAAAAGTCTTGCGGATTCGCCGTGCCCGGTGGCGCGGGCGACCGACATCGTCGGCGACCGCTGGGCGTTGCTGATCGTGCGCGACGCGTTCGACGGCGTGCGGCGCTTCGGCGATTTCCGCGCGAGCCTCGGCGTCGCGAGCAATATCCTGTCCGACCGGCTCAGGATGCTGGTCGACGCCGGCGTGTTCGAGATCGTGCCGGCATCGGACGGCACCGCGTATCAGGAGTACGCGCTGACGAAAAAGGGCGAAGGGTTGTTCCCGGTGATCGTGATGCTGCGGCAATGGGGCGAGGCGAACCTGTTCGAGCGCGGCGAGCCGCATTCGGTGCTGATCGATCGCAATACCGGCCGCGCGCTGCGCAAGCTATCGCTCCGGCACGACGACGGCCGGCCCGTGAAGGCGGCGGAGACGCTGGTGCGAAAGGTCGGATAG
- a CDS encoding MFS transporter, translated as MDSSCRSGAVPANAACGVENNRLSGARVALLAVCCAASVANVYYAQPLLDSIARDFGVSDAAIGGVITATQLGCALALLFVVPLGDLLNRKRLISVQLVLLTAACIGVAASTTRIALLAGMVALGLLGTAMTQGLIACSAALAGAGERGRVVGAAQGGVVIGLLTARSLAGVVTDLAGWRAVYLVSGALAIAMLVALSRLLPDRDAPRERIGYAALLRSMVALLRDERTLRVRGAIALLMFAAFGIFWSALVLPLSAPPHAMSHTQIGAFGLVGALGAAAAARAGRLADRGLGETTTGAALALLACSWLPIAFAPTSIPLLVVGIVLLDVGGQAVHVVNQSMILGARADAHARLVGCYMLFYSAGSGLGAIASTLTYAHAGWTGVCVLGAAVSVAALGVWAATLKRT; from the coding sequence ATGGATTCTTCCTGTCGGTCGGGCGCCGTCCCGGCGAACGCGGCGTGCGGCGTCGAGAACAATCGCCTCTCCGGCGCGCGCGTCGCGCTGCTGGCGGTCTGCTGTGCGGCGAGCGTTGCGAACGTCTACTACGCGCAGCCGCTGCTCGATTCGATCGCGCGCGACTTCGGCGTATCGGACGCGGCGATCGGCGGCGTGATCACGGCCACGCAGCTCGGCTGCGCGCTCGCGCTGCTGTTCGTCGTGCCGCTCGGCGACCTGCTGAACCGCAAGCGGCTGATTTCGGTCCAGCTGGTGCTGCTGACGGCAGCGTGCATCGGCGTCGCCGCATCGACGACGCGCATTGCGCTGCTGGCGGGAATGGTCGCGCTCGGGCTGCTCGGCACCGCGATGACGCAAGGGCTGATCGCGTGCTCGGCCGCGCTCGCGGGCGCCGGCGAGCGCGGACGCGTGGTCGGCGCCGCGCAGGGCGGCGTCGTGATCGGCCTGCTGACCGCGCGCTCGCTGGCCGGCGTCGTGACCGATCTGGCCGGCTGGCGCGCGGTCTATCTGGTGTCGGGCGCGCTCGCGATCGCGATGCTGGTCGCGCTGTCGCGCCTGCTGCCCGATCGCGACGCACCGCGCGAGCGCATCGGCTACGCGGCGCTGCTGCGCTCGATGGTGGCGCTGCTGCGCGACGAACGCACGCTGCGCGTGCGCGGCGCGATCGCGCTGCTGATGTTCGCCGCGTTCGGCATTTTCTGGAGTGCGCTCGTGCTGCCGTTGAGCGCGCCGCCGCATGCGATGTCGCACACGCAAATCGGCGCGTTCGGCCTGGTCGGCGCGCTGGGCGCCGCGGCCGCCGCGCGCGCGGGCCGCCTGGCGGATCGCGGGCTCGGCGAAACGACGACCGGCGCGGCGCTCGCGCTGCTCGCGTGTTCGTGGCTGCCGATCGCGTTCGCGCCGACGTCGATTCCGCTGCTGGTGGTCGGCATCGTGCTGCTCGACGTCGGCGGGCAGGCCGTCCACGTCGTCAACCAGAGCATGATCCTCGGCGCGCGCGCCGATGCGCACGCGCGCCTCGTCGGCTGCTACATGCTGTTCTATTCGGCCGGCAGCGGGCTCGGCGCGATCGCATCGACGCTCACCTATGCGCATGCCGGATGGACCGGCGTCTGCGTGCTCGGTGCAGCGGTGAGCGTGGCCGCGCTCGGCGTGTGGGCCGCGACGCTCAAGCGCACGTAA